In Silene latifolia isolate original U9 population chromosome 3, ASM4854445v1, whole genome shotgun sequence, a single window of DNA contains:
- the LOC141649545 gene encoding uncharacterized protein LOC141649545 yields MVYAFNKIEERLPLWARLKEFASSIRCGWLVCGDFNNVMRPNERLGSSVTDAETKDFIMCMEFCGLLEMSSSGAFFTWNNKHESSTRVYSRLDRCFINDDWLLLFPDAIANFLPEGEFDHTPCVIDTTISSQRGKGVFRYFNMWSSAPEFLQVVEQGWNIHVQGVKMFKVVRKLKLLKKDLKALNRSLFSDIENSAEVASVLLLDLQRKLVLDPYNKNLMDEEREAAASYKLLAEARHSYLAQKAKAGWLVEGDENSSYFHSRIKGRQARNKVLQILDMNGSLKTSTDDIQQAFLDFYVGLLGTNGVTTDVHCPTCTLWWPRD; encoded by the coding sequence ATGGTTTATGCTTTCAATAAAATAGAGGAAAGGCTACCTCTATGGGCTAGACTTAAAGAGTTTGCTAGTAGTATAAGGTGTGGTTGGTTAGTTTGTGGTGACTTCAATAATGTTATGAGACCTAATGAGAGACTGGGCAGTAGTGTGACTGATGCTGAAACTAAAGACTTCATTATGTGTATGGAGTTTTGTGGTTTGCTGGAGATGAGTTCTAGTGGAGCTTTTTTTACTTGGAACAATAAGCATGAAAGCTCCACTAGAGTATACAGTAGGCTGGACAGATGTTTCATTAATGATGATTGGCTCCTCCTTTTTCCTGATGCCATTGCTAATTTCCTGCCTGAGGGTGAATTTGATCATACGCCATGTGTGATTGATACTACTATAAGCAGTCAGAGAGGGAAGGGTGTATTTAGGTATTTCAATATGTGGAGTTCAGCCCCTGAATTCCTTCAGGTTGTGGAGCAAGGTTGGAACATTCATGTTCAAGGGGTTAAGATGTTCAAGGTGGTTAGGAAATTGAAACTGCTGAAGAAAGATCTGAAAGCTTTGAATAGATCTTTATTTTCTGATATTGAAAACAGTGCTGAGGTTGCTTCTGTTCTTTTGTTGGATTTACAGAGGAAATTGGTGCTGGATCCTTACAATAAGAATTTGATGGATGAGGAGAGGGAGGCTGCTGCCTCTTACAAGCTATTAGCTGAAGCTAGGCATAGCTATCTAGCTCAGAAAGCAAAGGCTGGTTGGCTTGTGGAGGGGGACGAAAACTCTTCTTATTTTCATAGTCGTATAAAGGGGAGGCAGGCTAGGAACAAAGTTCTCCAAATCCTGGATATGAATGGCAGCTTAAAGACGAGCACTGATGATATCCAACAGGCTTTTCTGGACTTTTATGTCGGTTTGTTGGGTACAAATGGTGTCACCACCGATGTGCATTGTCCCACTTGTACATTATGGTGGCCCCGTGATTGA